One Coffea eugenioides isolate CCC68of chromosome 2, Ceug_1.0, whole genome shotgun sequence genomic window, AGAATGGATCGATCCAAGGCTTGGAAGAAATAATTCTTCACCTTCAGGTCCTTTAGCTTCTGTTCATCTATTTGGCACTGCTGCTCCTCTGTGATTGCCTTTTCAGCAGGTACTTCTGGTACACCTTTTTCCACCAAGTGCCAGTATTCTTTTGACCTTAGGAAATTCTCCATCAGTATTGCCCAATGGTCATAGCATCCATCGAACTTGGGATTGAAGGTTGCACGAACATACTTTCTGTTGCCATCACTTTTTCTCACTCAATGTTTACCTAGCTGCTGCTATGACGTATTAGACTTGAACCAAGCTTTGGACCAGAATGTTAGGAAGATAGCCTTATGTAACTGAAGTGTATGTGTTTGAGGGAATTGAGTGTCTTATTCATGTGCCAGATAAACATATAAATAGGAGAACTTACAACTGCAAATCCTAAAAAGATGGCAAATCAATATCTAAACTACTCTGCTGATCCCCAGCAACTACACAGCTAGAACTAAGGAAACAAACCTCCAGTACTGCTAACGACTAAAAGACTTATTCAACAGATATCTAACACATTTACGAGTGTATTGAGGGAAATGGAGAGATTTTCCAATATAGAGGAGCCACTGGTGGGTGCTTGAGACAAGGGAGGAGGGTGGCGGTCCAGTGGTGGGGAGGGAAGAGATGGGTTGTATTGGAGAATTGTGGGGTTATATTTTGAGGTGTTTTTTGTGAGTATTATTGTAAATTTGTATTCCAAATACAAATTTTTGGCCATGCAGGCCCATTGTCTAACAAGCATAAATTTAAGCCATTTAAGCTTCTTTTACTGACTTGTTTTAATTCAaattatttcatattttttataCTTATGTTCGAAGTCTGGACAGTGTAACTCTAAGAAATGCAATCTTTGTGGGCATTCTTTGAATTCTGAGTACGATAATTacctatttcattttttttggaaaaatttgcaTATGAAATACTTGATTAAAGAAGATAGGGAAACAAGAGAAGATGGAGAattttacacacacacacacatatatatatataaagatgTTTATTTTAGGATCTGTAAgcaaaaagaatttttttttgtatgtttttTATGGTTATTTAAGATGTACAAGTAAAAGGCATTTATCGTATATGTTTTATTTTTAATCGTGGCTGGCAAACTACTGATTTGGAATATTTTCAGTGACTAAAAGGTGTGAAATTGAAAGAGAATGTTTTTCTATATGgagcaagaagaagaaaacgaaAGAGTATGTCTTAAAACTTATTTAATCAGGAGAAGTAAATATAATAAGAGTGTCGCTTGTAAGATAGCTTGCAGGGATGAAACTCCTTGTGACTGTAATTTTGACcataaaagagcaaattattCGGATGACCACTAAATTTTAGGAATCGTTGAGTTTTAACCACTGAACTATTAAAACTTTGGTTTTGATCACTAAACTATCTAAAGTTTAAATTTTAGGTCATTCCATCAAATTTAATAGTTAACTATACCTCTTTCTTTTGTCTCGTGAATCTTGCAAACACTCAAATCTGTCATGTTTAACAATTAAATCTAATGGAATGGCTCGATATCTAAACTTTAGATAGTTCGGTGGTTAAAACCAGACTTTTAATAGTTTAATGGTCAAAACTCAACGATTCTAAAACTTTGGTGGTCATCCAGATAATTTGCTCACCAAAAAATGCACAAGGATGGATATCACCGAGAAGAGATTGCCTATTGCCCTTTTGAATAGATAggttcaaattatttttctctAGACAACCTAAAATAGAAgagttattatcactttaccccatTAACTTTTATAGCTACTATCAGTTTATCCCCTAATATTATCTTTTAGTCAGTTTACCCCAAACAGCATTATATGATTTAGATGAGATAACATATGTAGTCCAAAATAATAGTTGATGACAAGAATGCCCATTTGTTCCAAAATTGCACTGGGCAGGAAAAAGACAAGTTACATAGGAAAATAAAAGTTTACACTCACGAAAAAGTTAAGATGATTTTTTTACACTTATGAAAAAGTTTAGATAGGTCTAGAAAAATTTCATATTATAACCTTGTAACTAAAGCagccaagaaattaagagaagaaacaagaaataaagaaaaaaggaattAAAAAGTTAAGGGATCTGTGAAAAAGGGTTGAAACCCCACTCCGTGTACGGggtttaaaaataaataataataatgatggTAACCTTTTTTTAGAGATGAAAAACCACATGCATAACATAGAACTTGTTAATTAATTGATAAATTTTGAGCAAATTAAAAGGTGTTAAATAGAAATTAAGTATTAATTTAATCTACACTATcagtgtaaaatttttttatattagcAGGTGTAAATGCAAGCTACATGTgcaaaaaattaatttcaaatttaaacaaaaCTCGTGTGTTCGTATTAACAAGTAACAATGCCTGAAGGAATTATACAAGTGATACCACAAGTTCAATGCCATTTGGGTTTTGGGCAGCTAACATGGCGATCAGTACTTCTAAAATCTCCTCCATGAACACATCCTTGTTAAATTACTTAGGAGCCCACTTTTAATGGAGATATAAAAGAGAGTTACGACTAGTACATTAAACTGCTAGTTCACTACCAATTCAATAAAGAAACTAATGAAAAAGTTCTTCTACTTGCATGCCTTACTTTGGAAGAAGGTAGTTCAAATCAAGCAACAATTCTCGTGTCATATTAAAATAGGACTAATCTGACTTACTTTAATATGACATATCATATTAAAATAGAAtgataaaagaaagaaactatAAGTAAAAGGTATTGTAGTCTGTAGACAttataaaaaagaagaaacaccaGTTCTGTTATATTAAAGGACGATGAATCTGACTTCCCTTGTGCTGTATTCATTTAGGAGTTTGCCAGATTAAATTAGATAGTTTAATAAGTGAACTTGCTCGCAAAACAAAAGTTTAATAAGTGAACGGCACTTTAGCTTTataaggaagaagaaaaattacGATTGTAATATATGGTATAATAAATAGGTAGATAATAAGTAGAGAAATAAAAGGGCCAACTTAATCGTGTATGAACCATTAGTGATTGGGTACCATACAATATGACACTGCAGCGCCGTTGATCTGAGCATATATTAAATGGTTCTGTACAAAAGAAAGGTAAgtgctttcttttttctttttgccttttCGAAGGAAAGGTAAGACATTGTAGAAAAAAAAGATTGGATAATGTATATATAACGTAAATTGACTTTTTAGACTATACataacacacacacatatataggATTTTTCTAATATGTGTCTATTGGACACTCATTAATACACTTAAAATTTATCTAATCTACCATGTATGTATACATATTAACAAATATTACATTcccttacatttatataatttccctatttaatcttacctacactctcttgtatttatttacttttcctaaCTAATCttataattcaaaaaatatgacacCTAAAATGAGTATTCGTTAGAcaaacccatatatatatatatatgtacgaTCACGACAAAACTCTTGGAAAACATTGGATCTGTATGGATTGGGAATATTTTCATGtttaagtttttcaaatacaatactaTAGTAACACAGCtcaaaaataatccaaaaaattcCAAATACACCTTAAAAAaactataattaaaaaaatatcacCACTCCTAACCTCTTGCCACCGCCACTCTCACCTCCTGTCACCACCCACCAGCTCCCTCTTTCTCCTACCTCCCGCCATTCCCTACCTCGCTTTCTTCCCTCCCCCCTCTCCCCCAACCACCTCCATTTTCTCCCTTCCCCTCCCCTttcctctcctctcctctcctaCACTCTCTAGCACCTCCCATGCCCCCATCCTCCCCCTCTGGTACCCCCCTCGCTATACCTTGCCTTCATTCTCCATCTCAGATCTAGTTGACCAGATCTAAAAAGGAGAGGTGGGGGGAGAGGGGAAATAGAGGAGGGGAGGAGTGGTGAGAGGGAGTGTATGAGAGGAGaggacactacaagaaaattggtcatcagtgacaacttttctctgtgacgaaaaaaagttgtcacaaaagtggatcctttattgacgactttctaactcgtcacaaacctctaagggagccaactcatttctgacgacttagaaaagtcgtcactagtaaattcccgccaacacacaatagtgacgacattaagaacatcatcactattgcttggcctatttacggacgactttttgttgtcgtcactgatcattaaaaaaaagttattagtgacaacattttgtagtgatgaaaataagtcgtcacaaaagggCATTCTTTAGTCGCAACActtaaagttgtcacaattgcatcaaagcaactaaatgtttagtgacgacctgTTATTTtcgtcactgtttaaagtacttatttctaagtcactttcattaattctactgtgccaccctaacttttgcgatttagccccaaatgttgcattaattctactgtgccaccctaacttttgcgatttagccccaaatgttgtaaaaaattccgttaattccattatgataccttaacttttacaatttagccccatatgtagtacaccgatttctttaattctattattactccctaacttttgtaatttagccccatatgtaattcaccaatttcattaattctactatggcactctaacttttgcaatttaacccccatatgtaatacaccaattctattatttctattatggcaccctagcttttacaatttagcccctatttatttattaggaaattgcaaatggtatcttgataaactatgcataaatattttataattttctcaaacttaagtaataatttgttataaactctaaagatatatctttcattacaatagttataaggcaggcaggtctttttatcagtagaataagaaatttatgcctGATTTATCgtttgtactacatgccaagtagtattagcaaaggaataacaaagtactacaaagtaattaacaaaatagccttcaaggagtgtagtttatgggcaaatgagcattatctattcaaagtaccaactttttatgggcattttactctcaaacatataatttatgataaatttataaatatttgtaattaaaattcaaaaagtgttacactgatttcttacaaaacgaaaactggcaggttatcttttcaacataaattaaatttttttaaaaaaagaaatggcccataaagtaccaactctttgtgggtttcctccattacatgaacaaatattctgctctttatgggcattttactccgaatcatttaatttatgttaaatacataaatgtttgtaagtaaaattcaaaaagtgttgcactaatatttttataaaagggaaactggtaggttttgtatttaacataaattaaacatgtgaaagcaaaaaaaaaagaaattacccataaatctataTCTTGCAAATCTattacaagaaatttggtcattagtgacaaccaATTGTTATTCTGTTTTTGCTctctaatgatttttttaaCTATTAGGAACTCAAATTTTGTCATGTAAATTAATATTAGTGCAATAATTTGAAGTGAAATtaaccatttgaaacaaatcaTCTCTCcttattataaaataaaaaaaattctggagttttgggcaaaaataatgaaaagaaagataagtaaGTTGTAATTTAGTTCACAATTTTGAGAAAGTGATATCAATATTAATATGGGATAAACCGTTTGATATCATAAAAAAATTACCTATTatgaatatttttacaaaaatatttaaaagttgcaagtaataatatattagtaaaatattaattcaaaactaaaaaacttgggttgaaattttggtacGAGTAGGGGGGGAAATGtaaggaattgaaatttaatTCAAAGTCAATAGTTTGAGGAGAAGCGCGGAATTGACTTGAACACTTAGTGAAACCAACAACTCGCGGTCATGTTTAGTTATTCACCGAACAAAACACTACCTGCCATGAGCCAACAGCCAACAAGCAACACTTAGAACCAAAAAACACACTGCTCCTCATCTCTGCCGAGAACCAAAAAACACACTGCTCATCTCTGCCGGAAACATCTCCTCGCCGAGAACCAAGAAACATCTCCTCGCCATCTGGTAATCGATCTTGGCTCGGAAATGATGAAATAGAAGACCACATTTAGCAGCAACTCTCTACAAAAAAAGGTATGTTGATTCTCTTTTGCCTCCCTAATTTTCCCCCGAATGGTTTGccctaattaatttttttgccaaaaatttcAGTCCAGTTTTTTGGGTTTCATTTGATTTATGGATGGCGGCATCTCCTCCTTTTGGAATATGCTTACTTGTGGGTTTTACCCTTATTAATTTTTGGTCAACATTTTCTTGTACAAGATAAAAGGCTTTAGTGGGATTGGATTGTGGGTATGTATGGGTTCGTAATAGGCCGCGGAAGGCAAATGCAATCTTGTATTTTCATTACCTAAATTCTGACCCTGAGGGACTTTTTAAGATCTTTGTTTTTTTGGCCCCATTAAGAATTTCAGTTTGAAGAATTTGTTGAATGTATGGAACTTAGCATTACTACTGCTACTGTATTTGCTCAAAAGATGAAACTTGATTTTACCTATAAAATTTGTTAACGAATGCTGTAATTAATGAGCTTTCGCTTGGATGTAAACAATCTGATTGATGTTGAAAAGTAGAGTGCCCGCACATCATGTTGGtagtgctttttcttttttattccttcttcgctttttagttttgtttcatTGTTTTGTGTTATTCATTTAGCTTTTGGAGTTTGTATGTTTGACTTGAACACCTAATGAGTGATAAGAGCTGAAGCAGTTTGAATTTAGAGGAGTCCTTAGAGCGACAGGATTGAGtcttaagagaaaaaaaaggtttaTGGGGCTGGAATAACTGTTTGCTGGGGAGGGAAACCTATTTGATTCGAGTTTGTTGGTCGTAGTACCCTCtaaccaaaaaaacaaaaaaatccagTGTTGATTCGCTGCCAGAGTCATTAAGGGCTAAGCTGGACTAAGTTCGATGCTTATCCATCCATTAACCAGGTTTTGTTACTTAGTTGGACAGATTCTGATAAACTTAGCTAAAAAGTGGGAATGAGTGAAAGTTGAACACTGTAGGGGCACATAATCCTTGTTTGCTTGTGGCACAGAATACTGCTAATTAATATACATACAAAAGAACATCAATGGCGGCACATTATCAGAAACTAGTCATATAactatatgtatttttttttaaacctgtAACTGTAGGGTTCTAGATAGCAGTGCAATCACCGTGCCAACACAAATATTTAATGTCCAAAACTGTAACTAAACAAGACAAATAAAACATTAAACCCAACTCAAAAATTGCAACATCTTAATACTAGTTTTGCAAGTAAAATGTTACCCTCCGAAAGATGCTAGTAGTAGAAAAATTAGGCAGTAGTAGCCGCCTGGGCAGCAAtccttttcctttgttcctcTATAACTGACAACTTGATACCTTTCTCCTTTGGAAGAGACACCCAGGGCTTTGCACCTTTTCCAATGATGAAGACATTACCAAGACGAGTAGCAAACTCGTGACCTGTGGCATCTTGGACATGGATGGTCTCAAAGCTTCCCTTATGTTTCTCTCTATTCTTGATTACTCCAACCCAACCTCTGTTCCTTCCCCCAGTCACCATGACAACATTCCCAACATCAAACTTGATGAATTCAGTAATCTTGTTGTTCTCCAGGTCAAGTTTGATGGTGTCATTGGCCTTGATGAGTGGGTCTGGGTAACGAATGGTACGACCATCATAGGTATTCAGGTATGGAATGCCCTTCTGTCCAAACTGTCCTGATCGAACCTTACACAGCTTAAACTTTGCCTCCTCATCCCTGAAACTTCTGGTTTGATTAGCTGGCCCTGGCTATGTTGCTAACTAAGCTGATATGGTGATCATTGTCTGTGTGGCCCGGGATACAGTAGTGCTTGCCAAGAAAATCTCACAAGACTCCAGAATTAATTCCTATCTGCCTTACATTGTGTTTTGCATTGCACACAGCCTCCTCACATGCTTACATTCTGATTCTTCAGCTAAACATGCCAGGAAAATGGATGATTTTTTTGTTGATGATGATGAGATTCAGCAATTGAGCTCGAGTGaagatgaaagtgaaaaatttgTAGAAAGTGATGACTATGAGTCTGACTAACGATGTTGTAAATAACATTTTCAGTTTCTATTTATAGTTACCATGTAACTTTTGGTTCAAATCAAGTGTATTTCTtatcttgaattatttttagtcactctTATCTTCTAATTTGCAATATCTATTGTAAAATACAAGGCATATTAATTAAGTTCCTCCTTCGGGTGAGCATGCTGGTAATTGTACCTTGTCCTGGCTTTTTAGACATATTTAGTCTAAATGCATGGCTGATTGATATCTTTTTATCATGTAGTTACATGGCTGGGCcagggaagaaaggaaaatgtccTATGCGACCAACTCGAGGTGCTGAAATACCTAATGCAGCAGAAGCTAGAGAAAAAATAGGTGAACAGGTGATGAAAATTGACTTTGCTATGTACTCGTACCTTCACTTCTTTATACCATTGGTTTTAAACAATTAAGCATCTGCCCTGCTGTGTATTTCTTACTTCACTATAGCAAGTTGGTGGCCCAAAAGGTAGTCTGGCTAGCAATGCCAATAATGGTGCTGAATTCAGCCTATCTAGAAAGTCAGTTCAAATTCGCCTATTTGATGAGACTGAGGTTAGTTCTTACTTTTGGTAGTTggcaatatttgaaaaatacaTTTCTAATGTGTAGTTGGCTGGATTTTAGGATCCTACTACCTCAAATGGTCGCAAAACTGCTACAGGATCATCAAGACATGAGTTGACAACTCCTACATCTATTGAGCAGCAAAATACTACTCCTACTTCAGTACAAGTCGGATCTAACCAGTCCATTGGTTGTGGAAGTGACCGGAATAATGAGAGCGATGATGTTCAACAGAATGATACCGGTATATGAGATTTACTTGTAATTTATATTACACAGCTAATTTCATTTCAGATTTTTCTACTCACATTCATAACTGTGTACTATGTTTTGGATAGGTGGTATCAATGTAACTAGGAAAAGAGGATATACTCGCAATATTGCACTGTCCAAGGAAAAGAAGGCCGGCAAAAAGGTAAAAGTCCAGGTCTCTGAAGTTAGTGGAAGAGTAATTGGAGAAGGGGCACAACAGTACATCTCAGAGGCAAGTTGTGTCATTCGTAAATATGGCAAATGGAAAGCAGAAAAATGGTCCAAACTCCAACAATCTGATAGAGAAGGAATGCTAAAACTTGTTAATGTAAGTGAAATTGTTTTGAAGGCTTGTTTTTCTTCTTGACTTGGTAACAACTAGTTCTGCAACAGGtcatttatgcactttttctgaCATTTACAATAATTTTTCACTCATATTTCAGAATAGTTTTGCTTATGATGAAGGAGAACATGTTAAGCCAGCACTTCTTAAGCAGTTAAATACACAGTACAGAAGTCGACGATACAATTTtcacaagattttcaagaaatttagtACAAAAGAGGAAGCACTTGCAAATCGTCCACAATATGTTGAAGAATCTGATTGGATTTACCTTTGTGACTATTTCTGTAGTCTAAATTTTATGGTATAGAGGCCGACTTTTGATCATTTACTATTGTTCTTTCTCATGTTTTTTGTGTGTTAAATTTTGATCACAGCTGAACTTGATAAGTGCAGAAGATAAGTGAGAGGAACAAGATCAATAGATCAAAGCAAAAAACTGCTCATACAGCTGGAACAAAATCCTTTCTTCGTCATAAAGCTGACCGGGTATTTGATTATCTTGAAGACATGTCTTTTGGATTGTTTAGGCAGGTTATTTAACTTCTTATTGTAACAGGAAACATAAGAAGGGAGGGAAGTTGGACCAATAGAACTTTATGACATCACCCATTACAGCaagaagaagaatgcaatgGTTGACGAAACATCTGCTATGAACttagtaagaaaaatggaattggtaCTCTAATATTGTTGTACAACTCTTATGAAAGTCTAACTTCAGAATTTACCTTTGTGACAGAGCATGATGAAGGAGAAAAAGTTGGAATCTGAATCCAGTGGTGCAAATAGGACTGAAGAAGACATTTCCATTGAAGTAACTGGACGTGTAACCGGATACGTACATGGTCGTGGTCCCTCCAAAGCTGGAATAATTGCCCAAAAGCTTGCAGAGATAGATGATTTCAAGAAAAGAGCAGAACAAGCGGAGAAGCGCTCAGCTGAGTTGGAAATAACAGTCCAATCTCAACAACAACTTATGGAGAAGCTTGTGAACCAGCAAAGTGAAATGCAGAACCAACAAAGTGAAATGCAAGATCTCCTTAAATCTTTGAAAGCACAGCTGCAAGCCAACAAGTAAGACGATGAAGGCACATCTGAACGAACTGATTGGTAAGCAA contains:
- the LOC113759732 gene encoding 40S ribosomal protein S4-like, producing MSKKPGQGPANQTRSFRDEEAKFKLCKVRSGQFGQKGIPYLNTYDGRTIRYPDPLIKANDTIKLDLENNKITEFIKFDVGNVVMVTGGRNRGWVGVIKNREKHKGSFETIHVQDATGHEFATRLGNVFIIGKGAKPWVSLPKEKGIKLSVIEEQRKRIAAQAATTA